The genomic stretch TGAAAGAAGCACCAAAACCTTCTTTTAAATTATTATTACAAAGTGAAGAAAATACCTCATCTACACAAGTATTTTATATAGATGGAAAAACAACAGGACACGATAATGGTTATGACTCTAAAATGTTTGGTGGTACTACTTATGATTTTGCAGTATTTACTGAATTAATAAGTGATAACAATGGCGAAAAATTAGCTATACAAACCTTACCAAACAATGATTTTGAAAACATGGTAATTCCTGTAGGTGTAATTTCTAAAGCTAATAAAACATTAACTTTTTCTGTAGAAAGTTTAAATATACCAGAAAGCATCAATGTTTTCTTAGAAGATAAAATAAACAATCGTTTTATCGATCTATCAAATGAAAATTACAAAATTACACTTGCAGAAGAAGTAAATGGTGTAGGTAAATTTTACATTCATACCAAATCTGCTAAATCTTTAAGTGCAGAAACTAATTTAAATCCAGATAATATTAGTGTTTTTAAAACAGATAATTCTAATTTAAGAGTTACAGGTTTACCAGAAGGAAATACAAAACTAACTATATTTAACATGTTGGGTAAAAAAGTTAAACAAGTATCTTTTAACTCTACTGGTGTTAAAAATATTTCTTTACCTAAATTAGCCTCTGGTGTATACTTAGTAAATATAAAAGCAAACAACAGCAAGGTTAACAAGAAAATAATTTTAGAATAATAACAGTAATTTTAAAGACAAGAAATCATGAAAGACACAAAGAAAAATCAAGATATTGCTCAAGAAATTACTAGAAAAGAAGCAATAAAAAAAATAGGTAATTATGGTAAATATGCTGCTTTAACAGCATTAGGAACATATATGATTTTAAACCCACAAAAATCTCAGGCACAAAGTCCAGAAGATCCAGGTGTTGGTTTTTAAACAATACTTTTTTCAGAAAAAACCGATACTAATTGTATCGGTTTTTTTTATTGCCTTAATTTTGTAAAACCATCCAACAAATTTTCTTTTGTATTATCTACAACTTGCCAATTATAAATTGCAGTTAGTTGATATATCTTAGACAATTCTTCTAAGAGTCTTTCTTTTGCTTTTTGTTTTAAAGCAGTTAATTCTATAGTTTCTTCTATTTTAAGAATACTATTTTTATTGATTTTATTTAAATCAGAATTTGAAAAGGAATTGAAACTACTTTGCTGTAAATCGAAATATTTAATGTCTGGAGAAATATTTACTTCTTCTTTCGGTATTTCATTGATGTAAATAGTCTTACCAATAGAATCTATTTGAAGTTCTAATTTAGATAAATCATAACCAACTTCTACCGAAGCAGTAACAGTTACAATAGCTTTTTTATCAAATGAAAGGTAATTGTAAAAATATTTTTTTGAGTCAGAATAATTATAAACTTCAGAAAAAATACCTTTAGAAACAACAAGTTTACTTAGGTTTTTGATAGAATTTACTACAACCTGAATTTCTTCTTTCTTAACGGTACTGTTCTCTTTTTTATACCACAATTTTGCAAGAATAAAACCCAAGAGAAACACCAAAGCATATTTTAGAAAACGCATTTTTAAATCTTTTTCTAAAGATACTAAAAGTTTAGTCTTTTACTGTTTGCTCTTCTTTTGGAAACGCTTGTTTACTAAAGATAAATAAAAGTGCTACACCTATGCTAATAAAAGCATCTGCAGGATTAAATATGTATTGAAAAAACGTAAAAAAATCTCCACCAATTACAGGAATCCATTCTGGTAAAGTTCCTTGCCAAATAGGAAAATAAAACATATCTACAACTTTACCGTAAAACAAGTTTCCGTAAGGTTTATCTGCAAATAATGTTGCTACTTGATGGTTAGAATGATCGAAAATAACACCATAAAAAACAGAATCTATAATATTACCTACTGCGCCAGAAAAAATTAATGAAATCGCAATAATTACACCGTTATGCACTTTTCTTTTGATATTACCAATTAACCAATAAATTATTGCAGAAACCGCCACCAATCTAAATAAGGTTAAAAATAGTTTACCGGCTTTACCGCCAAACTCGAAGCCCATTGCCATACCATTATTTTCTGTAAAATGAATTCGAAACCAATCGAAAACCAATACCTCTTCACCTAAAGCAAAGTTGGTTTTTACATAAATTTTAATAATTTGATCTAATAAAATAGCGATTACTATTGTAAATATTGCCAGTTTCTTTTTTGACATTTTTTTTAATTTGTGCTCACAAAAATAACAATATTATTGTCTTTATAAGTGCGTTAAGTAAATATTCCCTTTATTTGATGTAATAGTAAGTTTTTTAAAGTTTTTACTATTTAATTCCTGATATTCTTTTTGATAAAAAGCACTATCTATTTTTATCTTTCCGTTTTTAGAAACTACGTTTATAGTTGCGTTTTTTATCTTTCCAAAAACATTACCAGCATAAATTTTTAATTCTAAACCTTTTTGAATGGTATCTAATTTTACAATACCGTTTTCTAAAAATACTCTAAGGTTTCCTTTAAAACTTTTGCTATGTATATTAACATATTCACCAAAAATGGCAACATTTCTATTTTTTGGTATTTTTATGGTTGCGGATGCTCTTTTTAACCTTTCTGTAATGTATTTTCTAAAAACCGCTTCTGGTGTTTTTAAATCAGGAATTTTAAATTTAATTTCTAATTCTTTATTTTTCTCATCAACAATAATATGTTGTTTGTTTGGGTTTTCTGCATACAAGAAGATTTCTAAAAACTTAGAGTCTGAGTTTTCTAAAGTAAAGCTATCTAAGCCTTCCGTAGAAATTGCTACTGCTGTCGATGTACTTGTAATTTTTTTTAAAACCTTTTTTTGACAAACAGTAACCGAAGAAATAAAACTTAATAAAAGCAAAAAAATTGCGCGCATATTATTTAGTTTGTTAATTAAAAAAAGCTTTCAAGTTATTTGAAAGCTTTTTTTAAATTATTGTTTGCGTTTTGCCTCGATACTTAGTGTAGCATGTGGCACTAGCTTTAAACGTTCTTTTTGTATTAATTTACGCGTTACTCTGCAAATACCATACGTTTTATTTTCTATTCGAATTAAAGCATTTTTAAGATCTCTAATAAACTTTTCTTGCCTAATTGCTAATTGCACATTTGCTTCTTTGCTCATTACTTCAGAGCCTTCATCAAAAGATTTAAAAGAATGCGAAGTATCATCTGTACCATTACTAGCATCATTTTTATAAGAGCTTTCTAACAAAGCTAAATCTGCCTTTGCTCTGGCAATTTTCTTCTCTATAATCTCCTTAAATTCTTGTAAATCAGCATCTGAGTATTTTAACTTAACATCTGACATATTCTTACATTTTTTCTATTAATATTCTACTTTTAATGGTATCAAATTCAATTTCTGTACCATTAGTTAACTCGTCTACAAAAACCAATTCTTTGGTTAATGTTTCACTCATAATGTAGTCTTTATTATCTAAAATAGATTTTTGTAAGTTTTCGAAATTTAAAACCGTTAATTTTATTTTATCTGTTACTTCTAAACCTGTGTCTTTACGTGCATTCTGAATTCTATTTACCAACTCTCTGGCAACTCCTTCTTTACGTAACTCTTCCGTTATTGTAACATCTAAAGCAACTGTTAACGACCCCTCATTTGCAACCAACCAACCTTCTATATCTTTAGATGATATCTCTACATCTGAAAGTTCTAAAGTAATATTTTTTCCATTAACGT from Polaribacter marinaquae encodes the following:
- a CDS encoding DUF4230 domain-containing protein — encoded protein: MRFLKYALVFLLGFILAKLWYKKENSTVKKEEIQVVVNSIKNLSKLVVSKGIFSEVYNYSDSKKYFYNYLSFDKKAIVTVTASVEVGYDLSKLELQIDSIGKTIYINEIPKEEVNISPDIKYFDLQQSSFNSFSNSDLNKINKNSILKIEETIELTALKQKAKERLLEELSKIYQLTAIYNWQVVDNTKENLLDGFTKLRQ
- a CDS encoding lipoprotein signal peptidase; the encoded protein is MSKKKLAIFTIVIAILLDQIIKIYVKTNFALGEEVLVFDWFRIHFTENNGMAMGFEFGGKAGKLFLTLFRLVAVSAIIYWLIGNIKRKVHNGVIIAISLIFSGAVGNIIDSVFYGVIFDHSNHQVATLFADKPYGNLFYGKVVDMFYFPIWQGTLPEWIPVIGGDFFTFFQYIFNPADAFISIGVALLFIFSKQAFPKEEQTVKD
- a CDS encoding TraR/DksA family transcriptional regulator, which produces MSDVKLKYSDADLQEFKEIIEKKIARAKADLALLESSYKNDASNGTDDTSHSFKSFDEGSEVMSKEANVQLAIRQEKFIRDLKNALIRIENKTYGICRVTRKLIQKERLKLVPHATLSIEAKRKQ